In Nostoc sp. CENA543, a single genomic region encodes these proteins:
- the gshB gene encoding glutathione synthase, producing the protein MKLAFIIDPIHQLDPCHDTSVALMEAAQILGHEVWVTQANWLSVVESKAWAILQQVELVPIQLVEGRWIAANPWYKLGQRSFISLETMDAVFMRTDPPVNDAYLYATYVLDYINQTKTLVINNPSGIRSANEKMYALQFTNAIPETIVSADKQFIRQFVEAKGAAIIKPLGNKAGEGILFLQSGDRNFNSIVELSTQQGRLPVMVQTYLPEAKDGDKRIILLNGEPIGALNRLSSGNDFRNNMATGGTVASTAITPREYDICQQVANKLRQDGLIFVGIDVIGGYLTEVNVTSPTGVREIDRLDGTRLGQQVIQWIAETLQK; encoded by the coding sequence GTGAAACTGGCTTTTATTATTGACCCCATCCATCAGCTTGACCCTTGTCATGATACCAGTGTTGCATTGATGGAAGCAGCACAAATTTTAGGTCATGAAGTCTGGGTAACTCAAGCCAATTGGCTGAGTGTAGTAGAAAGCAAAGCTTGGGCGATTTTGCAGCAGGTGGAATTAGTTCCCATCCAGTTGGTAGAAGGACGCTGGATAGCAGCAAATCCTTGGTATAAGTTAGGCCAGCGTTCTTTTATCTCTCTAGAAACGATGGATGCTGTATTTATGCGGACAGATCCACCGGTAAATGATGCTTACCTTTACGCTACCTACGTTTTGGATTACATTAACCAAACTAAAACTTTGGTAATCAATAATCCTAGTGGTATCCGCAGTGCCAACGAAAAAATGTATGCTCTCCAGTTTACCAATGCTATTCCCGAAACTATTGTGAGTGCTGATAAGCAGTTCATTCGGCAATTTGTGGAAGCCAAGGGCGCAGCAATTATCAAACCATTGGGTAACAAAGCTGGGGAAGGAATTTTATTTTTACAATCAGGCGATCGCAATTTTAACTCTATTGTCGAACTCAGCACCCAACAGGGGCGATTACCTGTAATGGTACAAACCTATCTTCCAGAAGCTAAAGACGGCGATAAGCGGATTATTCTGCTCAATGGAGAACCTATTGGCGCACTCAATCGATTATCGAGTGGCAACGATTTTCGCAACAATATGGCAACTGGTGGTACAGTCGCATCAACAGCAATTACCCCCAGGGAGTATGACATTTGTCAGCAAGTGGCTAATAAGTTACGCCAAGATGGCTTAATTTTTGTCGGTATTGATGTGATTGGTGGTTACTTAACAGAAGTCAATGTCACTAGTCCTACTGGTGTACGCGAAATCGACAGACTTGATGGTACTCGACTAGGACAGCAAGTCATTCAATGGATTGCAGAAACTTTGCAAAAATAA
- the grxC gene encoding glutaredoxin 3: protein MAAKVEIYTWASCPFCIRAKSLLKRKGVDFIEYSIDGDEDARDQMSDRANGRRSVPQIFINDRHVGGCDDIHALEAKGKLDELLAG from the coding sequence ATGGCTGCTAAGGTAGAAATTTACACTTGGGCAAGTTGTCCATTTTGCATTCGTGCCAAAAGTTTGCTGAAGCGTAAGGGTGTTGACTTTATCGAATACAGTATTGATGGCGACGAAGATGCAAGAGATCAGATGTCTGACAGAGCCAATGGTAGACGTTCTGTACCACAAATTTTTATCAACGATCGCCATGTAGGTGGTTGTGATGATATCCACGCTTTAGAAGCTAAAGGTAAGCTAGATGAGCTACTAGCAGGATAA